One part of the Arabidopsis thaliana chromosome 4, partial sequence genome encodes these proteins:
- the UNE17 gene encoding Subtilisin-like serine endopeptidase family protein (UNFERTILIZED EMBRYO SAC 17 (UNE17); FUNCTIONS IN: identical protein binding, serine-type endopeptidase activity; INVOLVED IN: proteolysis, double fertilization forming a zygote and endosperm; LOCATED IN: peroxisome, cytoplasm; EXPRESSED IN: male gametophyte, leaf, pollen tube; EXPRESSED DURING: L mature pollen stage, M germinated pollen stage; CONTAINS InterPro DOMAIN/s: Protease-associated PA (InterPro:IPR003137), Peptidase S8/S53, subtilisin/kexin/sedolisin (InterPro:IPR000209), Peptidase S8, subtilisin-related (InterPro:IPR015500), Peptidase S8/S53, subtilisin, active site (InterPro:IPR022398), Proteinase inhibitor I9, subtilisin propeptide (InterPro:IPR010259); BEST Arabidopsis thaliana protein match is: Subtilase family protein (TAIR:AT4G10520.1); Has 30201 Blast hits to 17322 proteins in 780 species: Archae - 12; Bacteria - 1396; Metazoa - 17338; Fungi - 3422; Plants - 5037; Viruses - 0; Other Eukaryotes - 2996 (source: NCBI BLink).), with protein MISSMNFWRCRCSKDDAEQSMLYSYNNGFLGFSAKLNSTQAASLAKLNQVITVFKSKSLKLHTTRSWDFLGLAVDNARRTPPPQLAYGSDIVVGIFDTGLFISLKLLLLSILGIWPESESFRETPEAKPIPSSWNGKCVGGEDFDPSVHCNRKLIGARFYLRGFEETYGTIDFTRDPEYRSPRDYLGHGTHTASTAVGSVVRNVSGFFGLGRGTARGGAPLARLAVFKTCWGKDLEGVCTEADILAAFDDAIHDGVHVISASFGYSPPLSPFFESSADIGAFHAAERGISVVFSTGNDGPDPGVVQNVAPWAVSVAASTVDRSFPTRIVIDGSFTLTGQSLISQEITGTLALATTYFNGGVCKWENWMKKLANETIILCFSTLGPVQFIEEAQAAAIRANALALIFAASPTRQLAEEVDMIPTVRVDILHGTRIRNYLARSPTVPMVKIGPSKTVIGETTAPSVAYFSSRGPSSLSPDILKPDITAPGIGILAAWPPRTPPTLLPGDHRSIEWNFQSGTSMSCPHVAGVMALLQSAHPDWSPSAIRSAIMTTAYTRDTSYDLILSGGSMKSTDPFDIGAGHINPLKAMDPGLVYNTRTDDYVLFMCNIGYTDQEIKSMVLHPEPSTTCLPSHSYRTNADFNYPSITIPSLRLTRTIKRTVSNVGPNKNTVYFVDIIRPVGVEVLIWPRILVFSKCQQEHSYYVTFKPTEIFSGRYVFGEIMWTNGLHRVRSPVVVFLSNAGFLASS; from the exons ATGATCTCGTCCATGAATTTTTGGAGATGTCGTTGTAGCAAAGACGATGCGGAACAATCCATGTTGTACAGTTACAACAATGGCTTCTTAGGCTTCTCAGCAAAACTCAACTCAACACAAGCTGCTTCTTTAGCAA AATTGAACCAGGTCATAACGGTTTTCAAGAGCAAAAGCTTGAAGTTGCACACAACAAGGAGCTGGGATTTCTTAGGTCTCGCCGTTGACAATGCCCGTCGTACTCCTCCGCCGCAGCTCGCCTATGGATCCGACATTGTCGTCGGAATCTTCGATACTGGTCTCTT CATTTCATTGAAACTTTTGTTACTTTCAATTTTAGGAATCTGGCCGGAATCGGAGAGTTTCAGGGAAACGCCGGAGGCGAAACCTATACCTTCGTCATGGAACGGAAAATGCGTCGGAGGGGAAGACTTTGATCCATCTGTACATTGCAATCGTAAATTGATCGGTGCTCGATTTTACCTCAGAGGATTCGAAGAGACGTACGGAACAATTGACTTTACGCGAGATCCTGAATACCGATCGCCGCGAGATTACCTCGGTCACGGCACACACACAGCTTCCACCGCCGTCGGATCCGTTGTTCGCAATGTCTCCGGCTTCTTCGGTCTTGGACGCGGCACTGCTCGCGGCGGAGCTCCATTGGCTAGGCTAGCTGTGTTCAAGACGTGTTGGGGGAAGGATCTGGAAGGTGTTTGCACGGAGGCTGATATCTTAGCAGCTTTTGACGACGCCATCCACGACGGCGTCCACGTGATTTCGGCCTCTTTTGGCTATTCGCCGCCGTTATCTCCGTTTTTCGAGTCGAGCGCAGACATCGGGGCTTTTCACGCAGCGGAGAGAGGAATCAGCGTGGTGTTCTCTACCGGAAACGATGGCCCTGATCCTGGTGTTGTTCAGAATGTCGCTCCTTGGGCGGTTTCTGTCGCAGCTTCGACAGTTGATCGGAGTTTTCCCACCAGAATTGTTATCGACGGTAGTTTCACTCTCACG GGTCAGAGCTTGATTTCTCAGGAGATCACTGGTACATTAGCTCTTGCAACAACGTATTTCAATGGAGG GGTTTGCAAATGGGAAAACTGGATGAAGAAATTGGCCAATGAGACAATAATTCTGTGCTTTTCTACTTTGGGTCCGGTTCAGTTCATTGAAGAAGCACAAGCTGCTGCTATTAGAGCGAACGCATTAGCGCTAATATTTGCAGCCTCACCAACCAGACAGCTCGCTGAAGAAGTAGACATGATCCCAACAGTTCGTGTTGATATTCTTCATGGGACTAGGATTAGGAACTATCTTGCTCGTTCGCCTAC AGTGCCAATGGTGAAAATTGGACCGAGCAAAACGGTTATCGGAGAGACTACAGCACCCTCCGTTGCATATTTCTCTTCAAGAGGACCTAGCTCACTATCACCTGATATTCTCAAG CCAGATATTACAGCTCCTGGCATTGGGATATTAGCAGCATGGCCTCCTAGAACTCCACCTACTCTGTTACCAGGAGACCACCGATCTATTGAGTGGAATTTCCAGTCGGGAACTTCAATGTCATGTCCCCATGTGGCTGGAGTTATGGCGCTTCTCCAGTCAGCTCACCCTGACTGGTCACCTTCTGCTATCAGAAGCGCTATCATGACCACAG CGTATACAAGAGACACAAGCTATGACTTGATCCTCTCTGGTGGTTCGATGAAGTCCACTGACCCGTTTGATATTGGTGCCGGGCATATAAACCCTTTGAAAGCCATGGACCCAGGTCTGGTTTACAATACCAGAACCGACGACTATGTGCTCTTCATGTGCAACATTGGCTACACGGACCAAGAAATTAAGTCCATGGTTCTCCACCCAGAGCCTTCGACAACATGTCTTCCGTCTCACTCGTACCGAACAAATGCAGATTTCAACTATCCGTCTATTACCATACCGAGCTTGAGATTAACCAGGACAATAAAACGTACTGTAAGCAACGTCggtccaaacaaaaacacagtTTATTTCGTGGACATCATTAGACCCGTGGGAGTGGAAGTTTTGATCTGGCCGCGGATTCTGGTGTTCTCGAAGTGCCAACAAGAACACTCATATTATGTTACATTCAAGCCCACTGAGATTTTCTCTGGTCGGTATGTATTTGGGGAAATCATGTGGACAAATGGGTTACATCGAGTTAGAAGTCCGGTGGTTGTGTTCTTGAGCAACGCTGGTTTTCTTGCAAGCAGTTAA
- a CDS encoding F-box/RNI-like/FBD-like domains-containing protein (F-box/RNI-like/FBD-like domains-containing protein; CONTAINS InterPro DOMAIN/s: FBD (InterPro:IPR013596), F-box domain, cyclin-like (InterPro:IPR001810), F-box domain, Skp2-like (InterPro:IPR022364), FBD-like (InterPro:IPR006566), Leucine-rich repeat 2 (InterPro:IPR013101); BEST Arabidopsis thaliana protein match is: F-box/RNI-like/FBD-like domains-containing protein (TAIR:AT4G26350.1); Has 2167 Blast hits to 2117 proteins in 47 species: Archae - 0; Bacteria - 2; Metazoa - 45; Fungi - 0; Plants - 2120; Viruses - 0; Other Eukaryotes - 0 (source: NCBI BLink).) translates to MDRISQLSDDLLLQILSFIPGKDVVATSLLSKRWQSLWMLVSELEYDDSYHTGDYKSFSQFVYRSLLSNNAPVIKHLHLNLGPDCPAIDIGLWIGFALTRRLRQLKINIRTSSNDASFSLPSSLYTSDTLETLRLINFVLLDVPSSVCLPSLKVLHLKTVDYEDDASLPSLLFGCPNLEELFVERHDQDLEMDVTFVVPSLRRLSMIDKNYGQCDRYVIDVPSLKYLNITDDAVYDVRQIENMPELVEAHVDITQGVTHKFLRALTSVRQLSLCLSLSEVMCPSGIIFSQLVHLNLSTVVKGWWDLLTSMLQDSPKLQSLKLIDKQHESGLCGIETPIGWKLPSSVPECLLFSLEAFEWIGYKGRRGDREVATYVLKNAACLRTAKFSPESTDVGEKYHMLKELASVPTASTSSKLLFD, encoded by the exons ATGGACCGTATTAGTCAACTTTCGGATGATTTGCTCTTGCAAATATTGTCGTTTATTCCGGGAAAAGATGTTGTGGCCACAAGTCTTTTGTCCAAAAGGTGGCAGTCTCTTTGGATGTTAGTTTCGGAACTTGAGTACGATGATAGCTACCACACTGGTGATTATAAGAGCTTCTCTCAGTTTGTTTACAGGTCTTTGCTATCAAACAATGCACCTGTTATAAAACATTTGCATCTGAATCTTGGCCCTGACTGTCCCGCTATAGATATTGGACTATGGATTGGTTTTGCTCTTACTCGCCGTCTGCGCCAGCTGAAAATTAATATTCGTACTTCTTCCAACGATGCGTCTTTCAGTTTGCCGAGTAGCCTATATACCTCTGATACATTAGAGACCTTGAGACTCATCAATTTCGTTCTATTGGATGTTCCTTCTTCAGTTTGTCTCCCGTCTCTCAAAGTTCTACACCTTAAGACTGTTGATTACGAAGACGACGCATCTCTTCCAAGTCTTTTATTTGGTTGTCCAAATCTTGAAGAGTTGTTTGTGGAGCGACATGATCAAGACTTAGAAATGGATGTCACTTTCGTGGTGCCTTCCTTACGACGGTTATCCATGATCGACAAAAATTATGGACAATGTGATCGATATGTGATAGATGTCCCTTCTTTGAAGTACCTTAACATTACAGATGACGCAGTTTACGACGTCCGTCAAATTGAGAACATGCCTGAGTTGGTCGAGGCACATGTTGACATTACTCAAGGAGTTACTCACAAGTTTCTGAGGGCTCTTACTTCTGTCCGACAACTTTCTCTATGTTTATCACTCTCAGAG gttATGTGTCCTTCTGGTATAATCTTCAGTCAGCTTGTTCATCTGAACTTGTCTACAGTTGTTAAAGGTTGGTGGGATCTTCTTACTTCTATGCTCCAAGATTCCCCCAAACTCCAATCTCTCAAACTCATCGAT AAACAACATGAGTCGGGTCTTTGTGGGATAGAAACCCCAATTGGTTGGAAGCTGCCGAGTTCTGTTCCCGAGTGTTTGTTGTTTAGTCTAGAGGCATTTGAGTGGATTGGATACAAAGGGAGGCGAGGAGATAGAGAGGTGGCAACATATGTCCTAAAGAATGCTGCTTGTTTGAGGACAGCAAAGTTCTCTCCAGAGTCTACTGATGTGGGAGAGAAGTATCATATGCTCAAGGAGTTGGCATCAGTACCTACAGCTTCAACTTCGTCTAAGCTTCTATTCGACTGA
- a CDS encoding F-box/RNI-like/FBD-like domains-containing protein (F-box/RNI-like/FBD-like domains-containing protein; CONTAINS InterPro DOMAIN/s: F-box domain, cyclin-like (InterPro:IPR001810), FBD (InterPro:IPR013596), F-box domain, Skp2-like (InterPro:IPR022364), FBD-like (InterPro:IPR006566), Leucine-rich repeat 2 (InterPro:IPR013101); BEST Arabidopsis thaliana protein match is: F-box/RNI-like/FBD-like domains-containing protein (TAIR:AT4G26340.1); Has 1865 Blast hits to 1805 proteins in 29 species: Archae - 0; Bacteria - 0; Metazoa - 17; Fungi - 0; Plants - 1848; Viruses - 0; Other Eukaryotes - 0 (source: NCBI BLink).): protein MDIISQCPDHLLLRILSFIPTKDVIVTSLLSKRWGSLWRWVPKLEYDFTRQNMRFVKFVYRSLLQNNAPVLESLHLKNIILYAECRTVDIGGWIDIAVSRRVRELEISINCSDEKFRLPSSLYTCGTLESFILTIKHCHLVDVPLAVCLPSLKKLHLRCIGWAYNATLLRLISGCTNLEELRLARPDDDGDYIMIHEAGSTIDYMSIFERRYMFEFMFDQMFGKGSSNGINAPLKYFSISNNYRIHNFRGIEKMPDWVEARIAVTGGSHKYLKEITYAKGLYVCLSVSEVMNPYDMIFHMLVDLTICTCTQGWWDLLTHMLQGSPKLRFLTLTNDHCRELPSLETPACWKRPSSVPACLLSSLQAFTWSGYKGRQGDKEVVKYVLRNATGLKKRIFISKSNDFGEKFCMLQELASVPTPSPSCQLLFDRIF, encoded by the exons ATGGACATCATCAGTCAATGTCCGGATCACTTGCTCTTGCGAATACTGTCATTTATTCCGACAAAAGATGTCATCGTCACGAGTCTTTTGTCCAAAAGATGGGGATCTCTTTGGAGATGGGTGCCAAAACttgaatatgattttacaagaCAAAACATGAGATTCGTGAAGTTTGTTTACAGGTCTTTGCTACAGAATAACGCTCCAGTTCTCGAGAGCTTGCATCTCAAGAATATTATCCTTTATGCTGAATGTCGTACCGTAGATATTGGAGGATGGATTGATATTGCAGTTAGTCGGCGTGTGCGTGAGCTGGAAATTTCTATTAATTGTTCGGATGAAAAATTCAGATTGCCTAGTAGCCTATATACATGTGGAACGCTTGAGAGCTTCATACTCACCATTAAACATTGCCATCTTGTGGATGTTCCTTTAGCGGTCTGTCTCCCTTCCCTCAAAAAACTACACCTTAGGTGTATTGGTTGGGCATACAACGCAACTCTTCTTAGGCTTATATCCGGTTGCACTAATCTTGAAGAGTTGCGTTTAGCACGACCTGATGATGATGGCGACTATATTATGATACATGAGGCAGGCAGTACTATAGATTATATGTCCATCTTTGAAAGAAGGTATATGTTTGAGTTTATGTTTGATCAAATGTTTGGAAAGGGTAGTAGTAATGGGATCAATGCTCCTTTGAAATACTTTTCTATTTCTAATAATTATCGTATCCACAACTTCCGTGGGATTGAGAAAATGCCTGACTGGGTCGAGGCACGTATTGCGGTTACTGGTGGAAGTCACAAGTATCTGAAAGAGATTACTTATGCCAAAGGCCTTTATGTATGCTTATCAGTCTCAGAG GTTATGAATCCTTACGACATGATCTTCCACATGCTTGTTGACCTTACGATATGTACATGTACTCAAGGTTGGTGGGATCTTCTTACTCATATGCTCCAAGGTTCCCCCAAACTACGGTTTCTCACACTCACCAAT GACCATTGCCGAGAACTTCCTAGTTTAGAGACCCCGGCCTGCTGGAAACGGCCGAGTTCTGTTCCCGCGTGTTTGTTGTCCAGTCTTCAAGCTTTCACGTGGAGTGGGTATAAAGGGAGACAAGGAGATAAAGAAGTGGTAAAATATGTCCTGAGGAATGCTACTGGCTTGAAGAAAAggattttcatttcaaaatcaaatgattttgGAGAGAAGTTTTGTATGCTCCAGGAGTTAGCATCCGTACCAACGCCTTCGCCATCATGTCAGCTTCTGTTCGACCGAATATTTTAG
- the AGP13 gene encoding arabinogalactan protein 13 (arabinogalactan protein 13 (AGP13); BEST Arabidopsis thaliana protein match is: arabinogalactan protein 14 (TAIR:AT5G56540.1); Has 51 Blast hits to 51 proteins in 10 species: Archae - 0; Bacteria - 0; Metazoa - 0; Fungi - 0; Plants - 51; Viruses - 0; Other Eukaryotes - 0 (source: NCBI BLink).) codes for MEAMKMRLFVAVLVAAMAFSAVQQAAAVEAPAPSPTSDASLAIPAFFASVATLAFGFLF; via the coding sequence ATGGAGGCAATGAAGATGAGACTCTTTGTGGCGGTTTTGGTGGCAGCGATGGCTTTCTCTGCGGTGCAACAGGCTGCCGCGGTGGAGGCTCCAGCTCCGAGTCCTACCTCCGATGCTTCCTTGGCCATCCCCGCTTTCTTCGCCTCGGTAGCCACTTTGGCCTTTGGGTTTCTCTTCtag
- the UNE17 gene encoding Subtilisin-like serine endopeptidase family protein has product MISSMNFWRCRCSKDDAEQSMLYSYNNGFLGFSAKLNSTQAASLAKLNQVITVFKSKSLKLHTTRSWDFLGLAVDNARRTPPPQLAYGSDIVVGIFDTGIWPESESFRETPEAKPIPSSWNGKCVGGEDFDPSVHCNRKLIGARFYLRGFEETYGTIDFTRDPEYRSPRDYLGHGTHTASTAVGSVVRNVSGFFGLGRGTARGGAPLARLAVFKTCWGKDLEGVCTEADILAAFDDAIHDGVHVISASFGYSPPLSPFFESSADIGAFHAAERGISVVFSTGNDGPDPGVVQNVAPWAVSVAASTVDRSFPTRIVIDGSFTLTGQSLISQEITGTLALATTYFNGGVCKWENWMKKLANETIILCFSTLGPVQFIEEAQAAAIRANALALIFAASPTRQLAEEVDMIPTVRVDILHGTRIRNYLARSPTVPMVKIGPSKTVIGETTAPSVAYFSSRGPSSLSPDILKPDITAPGIGILAAWPPRTPPTLLPGDHRSIEWNFQSGTSMSCPHVAGVMALLQSAHPDWSPSAIRSAIMTTAYTRDTSYDLILSGGSMKSTDPFDIGAGHINPLKAMDPGLVYNTRTDDYVLFMCNIGYTDQEIKSMVLHPEPSTTCLPSHSYRTNADFNYPSITIPSLRLTRTIKRTVSNVGPNKNTVYFVDIIRPVGVEVLIWPRILVFSKCQQEHSYYVTFKPTEIFSGRYVFGEIMWTNGLHRVRSPVVVFLSNAGFLASS; this is encoded by the exons ATGATCTCGTCCATGAATTTTTGGAGATGTCGTTGTAGCAAAGACGATGCGGAACAATCCATGTTGTACAGTTACAACAATGGCTTCTTAGGCTTCTCAGCAAAACTCAACTCAACACAAGCTGCTTCTTTAGCAA AATTGAACCAGGTCATAACGGTTTTCAAGAGCAAAAGCTTGAAGTTGCACACAACAAGGAGCTGGGATTTCTTAGGTCTCGCCGTTGACAATGCCCGTCGTACTCCTCCGCCGCAGCTCGCCTATGGATCCGACATTGTCGTCGGAATCTTCGATACTG GAATCTGGCCGGAATCGGAGAGTTTCAGGGAAACGCCGGAGGCGAAACCTATACCTTCGTCATGGAACGGAAAATGCGTCGGAGGGGAAGACTTTGATCCATCTGTACATTGCAATCGTAAATTGATCGGTGCTCGATTTTACCTCAGAGGATTCGAAGAGACGTACGGAACAATTGACTTTACGCGAGATCCTGAATACCGATCGCCGCGAGATTACCTCGGTCACGGCACACACACAGCTTCCACCGCCGTCGGATCCGTTGTTCGCAATGTCTCCGGCTTCTTCGGTCTTGGACGCGGCACTGCTCGCGGCGGAGCTCCATTGGCTAGGCTAGCTGTGTTCAAGACGTGTTGGGGGAAGGATCTGGAAGGTGTTTGCACGGAGGCTGATATCTTAGCAGCTTTTGACGACGCCATCCACGACGGCGTCCACGTGATTTCGGCCTCTTTTGGCTATTCGCCGCCGTTATCTCCGTTTTTCGAGTCGAGCGCAGACATCGGGGCTTTTCACGCAGCGGAGAGAGGAATCAGCGTGGTGTTCTCTACCGGAAACGATGGCCCTGATCCTGGTGTTGTTCAGAATGTCGCTCCTTGGGCGGTTTCTGTCGCAGCTTCGACAGTTGATCGGAGTTTTCCCACCAGAATTGTTATCGACGGTAGTTTCACTCTCACG GGTCAGAGCTTGATTTCTCAGGAGATCACTGGTACATTAGCTCTTGCAACAACGTATTTCAATGGAGG GGTTTGCAAATGGGAAAACTGGATGAAGAAATTGGCCAATGAGACAATAATTCTGTGCTTTTCTACTTTGGGTCCGGTTCAGTTCATTGAAGAAGCACAAGCTGCTGCTATTAGAGCGAACGCATTAGCGCTAATATTTGCAGCCTCACCAACCAGACAGCTCGCTGAAGAAGTAGACATGATCCCAACAGTTCGTGTTGATATTCTTCATGGGACTAGGATTAGGAACTATCTTGCTCGTTCGCCTAC AGTGCCAATGGTGAAAATTGGACCGAGCAAAACGGTTATCGGAGAGACTACAGCACCCTCCGTTGCATATTTCTCTTCAAGAGGACCTAGCTCACTATCACCTGATATTCTCAAG CCAGATATTACAGCTCCTGGCATTGGGATATTAGCAGCATGGCCTCCTAGAACTCCACCTACTCTGTTACCAGGAGACCACCGATCTATTGAGTGGAATTTCCAGTCGGGAACTTCAATGTCATGTCCCCATGTGGCTGGAGTTATGGCGCTTCTCCAGTCAGCTCACCCTGACTGGTCACCTTCTGCTATCAGAAGCGCTATCATGACCACAG CGTATACAAGAGACACAAGCTATGACTTGATCCTCTCTGGTGGTTCGATGAAGTCCACTGACCCGTTTGATATTGGTGCCGGGCATATAAACCCTTTGAAAGCCATGGACCCAGGTCTGGTTTACAATACCAGAACCGACGACTATGTGCTCTTCATGTGCAACATTGGCTACACGGACCAAGAAATTAAGTCCATGGTTCTCCACCCAGAGCCTTCGACAACATGTCTTCCGTCTCACTCGTACCGAACAAATGCAGATTTCAACTATCCGTCTATTACCATACCGAGCTTGAGATTAACCAGGACAATAAAACGTACTGTAAGCAACGTCggtccaaacaaaaacacagtTTATTTCGTGGACATCATTAGACCCGTGGGAGTGGAAGTTTTGATCTGGCCGCGGATTCTGGTGTTCTCGAAGTGCCAACAAGAACACTCATATTATGTTACATTCAAGCCCACTGAGATTTTCTCTGGTCGGTATGTATTTGGGGAAATCATGTGGACAAATGGGTTACATCGAGTTAGAAGTCCGGTGGTTGTGTTCTTGAGCAACGCTGGTTTTCTTGCAAGCAGTTAA